From the Juglans microcarpa x Juglans regia isolate MS1-56 chromosome 7D, Jm3101_v1.0, whole genome shotgun sequence genome, the window AACATGGATTCTTTAAAACCATTTTTAGAAACATGATATAATGAGTACATTTGTCATGAATGAACTGATTCATTGGCAAAGAACATCATAGGAAAGATGAGTGGCTTCCCATCTTCTCGGGATGCATACTCCTTTGCAATAATCCTACTTAGACAAAACAAATCTTAACAGGatgaaaagtaaatttattGGCCATGTTAAACAGTAAGGGAATCCTTGACTTCCTATATCTCAGAGTTAACAATACTTGTTTTTAtcatacatatttataataaaaacgGAGGACTGCTAAAATCCGATGAAACAAAAAAAGGCTACAATCAGAAGGatctttattataataatttatccTTTACACTGTAACTCAGAGAAGTAACCAGCCTGATATATGAGCTAGCCAGAACTTCTTCAGAGATTTAGGCTGCATTCAAGTTTATGCTGAGCTCAGGCTGTGCTCAAGTCAGCTAAATTTAACCTAGCCTATATAggtctaatatatatatatatatatagatttgcAGAACACGCGCACACATGTATATATTTGCATCTTACAGGCCAACAACATTGTTAAAATCGTGGCTAACTGGTTGTTCTAGAACTTGCATATGATTTGAGACAACATGAAACCCAAGTCTCATGGTACTTTTCAGTGGACTCTCATCTCTTAGAGGcatgtttgggaagtgagatgagatgagaattctatgaatagtagtgaaatgatttgagttaagatgttttattaggttttgggaaaggagagagaaaaagctgaataaaaatattataaaattaaaatattgttagaatataatttttttaatattattgttattttgaaatttaaaaaagtagtattgttttttgtgttttgtttggaagtttggtaaaattgtaattattagatgaaaaagttgaagatttgaaattgaaaagtgtttgtgtttgtgtttgattgatgtttgggaaggaaattaagAGAAGttctgagatgagatgagatcatctcacttcCAAAACAAGCCTTTAATGATGTTTCTATTCGCGTGCCAGTCCAAGCTTAGGCTGAAACTTGCCCAACATTATTAACTAAGAAAGAGCTAAGATATTTGGCATTTTGAGCCAGACTGGGGCCTTTTTACCTCAGGCTAAGCTTGCCTAGCCTGATTGATGGGCCTAATCCCGATGCAGAATAGAAACATTACATATCTACCTACACATCCCAACATCATAAACATAAGAACTCACCACGACGTCTTCTTGTAACTGCATTATACTTCTTCATACGCTTTCTTAGTATTAAAAGAGAGACAACTGCGGACATCGCAACTGCACCTGCAATGGCCCCCACTACTATGCCAGCCAGTGCACCTTTGCTTAAACCAGACCTTGGAGAGGTGGCAATCACTGTGAGATTAGTGAGAACTATGAGTACAAACAACATCATAATTATCCAACATTATTCATTTCAATGCGAAGACATAAAAGAAGGAAAGGTATGACTGGGGAATATATCATTTATGCATGGCATCAGCTCATAAGTGGCATATCATGTGGTTTTGCAGCTGCCTTGCTGGTCAATATAGAATGCACCTTGATTGCCCCGGAAATTAAAAATCATCTTGAACTGAGTTTTAACAAGGATaagttcaattttaaatattaaacaaagTACACAAAAACATCATAACAACTTCATTTTTAAGCTTTGTAAAGAAAAAGATTCAGGAAAGGAGATGGGACAAAGGCAAGTAATTGTTCTACACTTAACATGGCACGACTATGACAAAAGCATTGAACTAAACTCCCTGGATCAAGAGTATCTTCAACGATATTTGGAAGCAAAAGGCAAGGCTACCTCCACTTAATTATGCCACTCACAGACACGCACTGCATGTCACTCAGAGCAACAAGAATAGGTAAGCATTCTTAAGTACATAAACACCAGTAACAGAGAATAATGCCACATGGATATGATTATCTTTTAAAGCATTGAAGATTTCAAGGAAATATGTTAAATATGCATCAATTCCAACTTCAACAACTGTGTCGCAAATTACATCAGATTAGGGTTTCGAGACAAACCATCTTTATACATGTCCAGGAGAGTGAAGTTCAGAAGTTCATAAGGTCCAAAGATGTCACTATCAGGAATCTTCCATGATGTGTACATGTTCATAATTCGCTGAACCTCACTCCTATTGAAGATATAAGGATTGCTGCTTTGATTACTTGGAAAAAGCTTCAAGTACATTTTCAGTCGAGGGCCTTCTTCCCATTCAAAATTAACAATGTACAGCTGATAAAGGAGTAGATCAAGACCATCTGTCAGGTAATCCTCAAACATTGATAAGTAAGGACGAAAATCTGAGAATCCAGGACTTTTCAACCGATATCCAACAAGTAGAGGGGCAAGACAGGTACAACGTTCAGGAGATTTAGGGGAATGTTCATAAGGGGGCGGACATCCTGGACTGTCACAATCCAAAGTGTTATTCGTTGGACcctgatttttattttcagcatCACGTTCAGATCCACAGAAACTGACTAGGTTGGTGTTCGAGCATAAGGGATTCCCTTGAAGCCTGGAAGTCAACAACCAAAACGTGTGACACATCATTATATCAATGTGCTATGTTTGTTCCACCTCACGACACTAAAACTAAAAAGAGCTCATCCACACTCTTTTTCCAAGTAGTCACATGAATATGaaactatattttattacaCATGAAGGTAGTCATACGaatgtgaaaatatattttattacatatgaAGGTCTACATGAAACAAATTATGAAATGTAAATTAAGAAGCAAGTAAAGAAGCAAACCAGACGGTGACATTTTGAGGTAGATTAGTATCGCCTGTAATATTTGAAAGCTTATTATTCTGCAACTCCCTGCAATATTAAAGAGCCACGCGAAAAAGCTTAGAAAATTCAGTATGAGATCCTTTCATACTTATTTAAAAGTCAACCCAGGAGGTAGCAacaataaatttcacaaaagagTGTGCAGAAATCAGAACAAGGAAGCAACTGTAACTTGTATCAACATGAGAACAACATGCTTGGAGCGTGAATGTGCATCCACACACCCACGCCACCATACAATGACACTTTCAACCAAGGGAAATAGAGATATTGTCATTCAGGTCTTACACTGTAAGGCTTTCGTTTCCATTCAAAGTCCTATTTTGCCAAATGGTGGATGGAATAGAGCCACTCAATGAATTGTTCGCAATTGACCTGTCAAGAGGAAAAATTTACCAACTAAAGCcgtttgttttattaaaatttataatttattgaattataataaCTAGTACCTCAAAATCTAATGGTTGAGAAAAGTGGAAACTCAAATTTACATAAATGTGAAGCAAGTTACAATAGCATTGACCCCATATAACTAAGCACAAAAGGATAAATTGAGAGACTACTCACAGTATCTGGAGACGAGGAAGATTTGAAAAGCTGACAGGAATTGTTCCAGTAAGATTGTTGTTGGATAAATAGCTGAGCACATTACTCAAACAATATATGTCAGAAAAGGGAATTGTTGGCACTAATTATTTTTGAAAGCTAGGAGACACATCTGTTAAAGCTTTGTAACATccgaaaattaaatttaactgaaaaaaaaaaagatggagaatCTTACATGGACGTGATATTCTCAGAAAGTCTCTCTGTAGGTATGGTTCCATTTAGCAGATTTAAACTGAGATCTCtgaaattataagatataaacAAAGCAAAGGTAGCAAGCAGAGTTGTCTTAGACAAAGTAAAGATAACTTTCTTCGGCCTggtacatttattttttttagaagctCATACTTGATCATCATAGAATAACttcaaaagtaaataaaatacaGCAACTTACAGATAACCAAGGTTCGGTATTCGGCTCAAATCAGGAATCTCCCCTTGCAAGTTGCAGTTCCTAAGGCTCCTAGAAAAGCCAACACAAAAATCATAACACCTTGAATGTACATGGGCACGAGCATACTTCTTGGTTACCATCTAGAGAGCATATAAAGCTAGAGCATGAAAGATTTGTGATAGCTTCATTACAACTCAAGCAGATTACATAAAGCGATATGTAATATCAAACAGCAAAGGATTAATCGCAGAAAATCCTAACTTGTTCAGTGTACCAGTTATTTTGAcgtttgaaaagaataataaatttcaGCTTCAGACCTCAAGGCTAGTACCTGGTTCTGCCTTTGCTTCTGAAACCTAGTTACAAACATAGGATAATAATATGCACTTACAACTTCAGCAATTTAGACATGTTGCTATAAGAAGCTGGAATTGTAGTCCCATCAAAGTGATTGTTATCAAGTTGACTGCAAAACAAAGAAATGCACTCTTAAGCGAGTTTGAACTATAATACAAGGGAAAGGAGAGTACTTCAGTAATATTACCTCataggaaaaggaaaatttagaaaattataaccTTGTTCAAGATGAGAAGCACAAGCAAATGACACcaaattcaaaagttcaattgtAAAACCATTTATGCTATGTGCACGCACGCACGCGCACACACATTTATGTTCCAGGAAAGTAGAAACCATACATTATCAGTAAACTTGGCAGTTCGGAGAACTCCGGTGGAAGATACCCGGATAAGTTGTTATTATCCAAAAGGCTGCAGGTGCAGAGTTGAAGATGATCACTGATCTCATAGATTGTACAGACAGATGactcatcataaaatatgagtATATGACCAATTACCGACTTACAAGTGAACAAGACTTGGTAATCTGGATAGCTCCGGGGGAATTTGCCCACTAATTGAATTGTTGTTCATGTGACTGCTCACAAGGTGAAGTAGAAGGGTTAATCATTGCATAACTTTTTTAGATGATATAGAATCTGAGAAACACTTACAAATGCTTCGTTttgttcaaatttgaaaatgatacTGGTATTGGTCCTGATATGTTGTTCTGATCAATTTGTATTCTGTCCAAGTTTGGAAGATGACCGAGCTCTTCAGGCAATGGACCTGTTAATTGATTTCCATTCAGAAGCCTGGGAACATGGAATATTACAGATGGAATTAGAGATAAAGCAAATTACATATACCAACATCAGGCATTCAGAATGATGCCAACAGAGCAAGAAAATTAGATCACACACACAGATTATATATCTACATTTTCTAATGGCATGAGTATATCATCATGTGAAAAAAATAGTATCTAACCTATCCCATAGAAAAAAGGTGATCAACTTACAAGAGTTCCAAAGTGGTAATGTTGCCTATCTCCTTGGGTATACTCCCACTTATGCTGTTCCACATAAAATCCCTTTAACAGAGTAGACAGAGAAAAATATATCAGTAGGTTACATAAATGAAAAGTCGAAAAATGTCAGTAGGTTACATAAATCAAAAGCCACCATGCAGTAGAGAACACATTTTTAGAATATTGAGTGAAAAAGGTATCCAAAAATCTGACTCAGATATAGTTGTCTGAAGCACAAAATGTAGCTTTCAGAAAAGCTTCGCCTTACAGTATTTGTAGGTACAATAAGTTCCCAAGCTCTGGTGATAGACTTCCTGACAATCCCATTTTCAGAAGTAGCCTGCAAAGAGAGGTCCAAATGAAAATTGTTAAAGCAACAATGCAAAGTCTTCAATGGAACTACTCAAAAGTTAATAACGCCAAGTTGTATCAAAGCTTTGTAATCTTATGTCTGAACTTTAGGGAAAGTATACTTTTCATCCATAGATTAcgataaattatataataatggagtagttattaattttttggaccaatgaataagataataaaaactGTCACACTGTCACAACATAGGGTGCACCAGAAAAATCAGCCCTACACTGCAAACTGTGAAAGTTACAATTAGAATTCATTGGAATTACTTATAAAACTCAGTTCCATCTAGTAAACACTTAATATCTATGCACTCTCTTTACAATGATACTCACCCAATGTGAGATTAAAAAAACCTGAGGCATCACAATCTCCCCCACTCCCCACTCAAATCCCTATTTTCCTTGTCAGGGCTTGCATCACAATGCAGTGCCCCAATTCCAAATGGATTTCCAACCCAACTCCGAAATGTGTCACAACCCAAGAATGTGCAAAGACTAGTCAAAGTTATATTCGGAGTGCTCTACAATCACTTATATAGCTCGGGGACTTGGCACCAATAAAATGCCCTCACAGAGTCACAATTCATATATCACCGTGTGATTTAGAACAATTTAATGCATtaccaattattttattttatttttattttttatttttatttttataggtcaaaaggaaggaataaatatgcattacaaatttaaaaagatagattttcatattcatttAAGACATGTTGGTATTTTTGTCTAGCAAAATTGGGAAACATACATTCGCATCGATTATCCTCCCtgataaagattaaaaataaagggGATGTTAAAATCATACAGTTGCTGAACATGTAAATATCCATCTGTTAATGTTCTATTGTAGCACACAACCCCTGTCCAATTTGATGTACACGGATCTCCTCGATTCCAATTACTCAGATTCTTATTGGGATCTATCAAACTTCTCCTGATGGCTCGCAATGCCGTCActgaaaataaatacaaatgttAGTCATCATTTAatcaacatgaacatttacagaatTTGTAAGCTTTGGTATGGCCCCTGTGTTTCTCTAATTCTAACATTGGGGTTTCCACATTGACCGaaagtgaatttttgttttaagaaaattaaCATCAAAATTGTTAGCAGAGCCAAGTCTGAGCACATACACTCAAATAACATCTATCAACACTAATCAGTAATCACTTCCCACTTGAGAGAATTGAATATGTAAGTGATCAGGTAACTATAGATCTCTTTTTACAAGATGCACATATCTATAAAACATGCCTCCACGTGCAATGATACTTCTAAACAACCATTCCCCCAAGAGTGTAATTGCCAAAagaagcttaaaaaaaaaaaaaaaaaaaaccaccaaaatCACCTTCCACTTGGTCGGTAATGCGGTCATCAGCTCCGAAAGATAGAGAAGCCCAACACAACCATGCAACAACAAATATTCCATACTTCCAAGCTGTTGACTTAGACATCCCAGTAACGCATAGAACGTCAGAACTCGCAAACTTCTTCTACTACCCAACACTGGGAATTGTAGTAGTATGCGTGTACCACACCTGATAAAGGTCAATATCAGAACTTAGAGAGATGAGTTCCAGAGCAGCAGAATTTatctcaagaaaaaagaaatactaactctggaaaataaatcaataatcAGACAATTATTAAACAAAAGTACAGCAATGAAAAAGTCCCAATAAATGAAAAACCAAggaactataaaaaataaaaataaaaagtacaccAATGAACAAGCTCCCCTTACTAggcaaccaaacaaagaaaatcactcaaaaATCTCGTCCCATACAGCTTGAGAAGAAATAAACCAACCAAACTGccaaaaacaaaaggagaaaccCTCACAAGAAGAAGATTGAATAtatagttgaaaaatatattagaatgatggaaacatatatatatgtcatgcaaTTGAAATATTTACCAGGGGGCAGCTTgagcaagaaagaaaagagcTTGAAATTAATTACCTGATGAAAGGAAGTATCTTTCTGACCAGGTCCCCATTACGAATGCTCAAGCATTTCTTGCTGATGCAGATCGTAGCCATCTTTTTCACACACCGAATAGAAATAATACATATAAAGTATATATCTGATGGCGGGCTGAAAGACGTTGACTTTTCTGGGCGGGTGGTTGCCGGGACAACTTATCAATTTAATATTGAAAAACCTACTCCACAATGCAATGGCGAAAAGAAAGAAACCCAAGTTTTGGACCATTGTTCAAACTACCCAATgaacagaaaagataaaaataaaaaacctttcATTAAAAACTAAGGAGACTGTACGATGATAGGTTAATCCCGAGAGATCCAACTGTAACATGGAAAACATAAACGTCTGAGGGTAGTTTCGTGTACAACATGCTCTTCGATCCGAGACGCAGTCAATAAATATAAGTTTTGAATCAATACAAACCGGGTTTGCCGCATATAAAAGATTCCAGCTCTTGTGAAAGAACAATAGAATGAAGTTGGCTTCGCAACAACGAGGAACAACAATATGGTACGCACCAAAAAGGTCCTTCTCATGGTCGTACCATGTACAATCTACAGTcataacataaaaagaaaattttatttgtaaatctaatTTCCCATACGctgcacaaaaaatattcaattttttttaataataataaaaaattatcgcttatcttaaaaaaattatttatttttaattagtagtttaatatctaaaatatttaattaaataaaatagaggaaagaatcaaattttaattcaagATCTCATGTAATGtaaagttattatatattttaaaattttaaatttaaaaaaattaattatattatattatatttttttaaatatgtatttttcactTTTACACGCAACTGGTTATCGTGTGTACGGGTTTCATCCTCGtgctttgaaaaaataaatacgagTTCCAAAATGGAAGTCAGTAACTACTCTCAACACTGACATAATACTAAAATAAAGGTGTCATCCTCTCGGCTCTCTTTCAGGAACATGTCAAAGGATAACGTCTAAATTATTTGATGTGTAATGTCATAGAGaagttattataataatatatattttatatttattatatgattatttctaattaattatttttaatatttatttaaaaagatgtGTAGTCTAAataatgtcatatcatatatgtaaaatagataCTCTTAATAgtaatttctatctatatttattcttattttattattggtattaagtaattactttttaaaaactGGTATTAATATTTACACTATAAAGAAAACCAACAGGCTTTTATAGTCGGTATGAAATTCATATTAGGTGGCCAAAACCTGGCAATGTAGAACACAATGGATTAACATGAgctgagcctttttttttttttttttttttttttaagggaagtTTAGCATTTTATAGATAAACCAAAATCGAGTCAACAACATTTAGCAGTCTTTCACACGTGCAAAAGGGAGGAAACATGGAAAAATACTGCGTTTTCAAGACCTGGTCTGGGAGTATCTGTGTGATCCGATCATGATCAAATACAGTTCCCGTTTTGCGGAAGATTGCTTTCACATTACAGGCAAGAGGCAAATACTCGAGGCCACGTTTGGTTAGCCAATACATCTCACTTATACCGTACAGTAGGTTTTtctatcaaaacaaattatatttcaattctaaattttaaaaacatccactgaaataaacagtaataaacagtaaATGTTGACAGTGACAGTACATAAACAGTATATAAACAGCAAAAACTGATAGTAAATATGCACTTTTCAACTCTCTAATCAATAGTGGGATTTACAtctttttcaaacctcaaaaattaaaaattatctcatataatcttaCTGTCCAAACGgacatttttttactaaattatttcatctcgtCTTAACTacaaaattttactattattcaaaagagaaatgatagttgcagtcgtgagttcGTAAACGccgtgtaatcactttgaaaaataaataaatacgagacccatatgaaaaaataataatttttttatagtagatctcactctttttcaaagtgactatACGGTGTTTACACACTCTACGACTATATGTAGTATTAatctattcaaaatatctcatttcatctcatctgaattgcaAGACCAAACGGatctttttttctattcttcttaAATTGCTGAATGTTCTAGTTTTCCCTGGTATCATCAAACAAAGAATTGGAATTGAGGATTTGGATCTCAATCGAGTTTAAGTTTTTGGGTACTAATTTTCCTGATATCAGGTGGAGTACACGCATAATGCAACAGTTCCCAGTGTTGGGTACTTATTTTCTGGCGTTCTGTGTCTTATTCATATGCATCAGACAGTAGCTTGAACTTATGAACAATCATCCAAATAATTCTATGAAATTGTCAATGAGATCCAAACAAATCCACAACCATTTGATACCTTGTCAAGCACGGAATGCTCGCCTTCACGAAATGGAGCAACTCTACATAAAAAACCACAGAAATAACTTTGTGGAGGAAGGATCAGAAACTTCAGTGAAAAGCTGCATATATAGAAGAACGTGAAGTTGGATAGAGATACATGCATATGGGGTAGAGGTGATGGAGATGGTTTTGGCTTTATATGGGAGAGCCCTCATTCAAGCCTATTGTTCGAGCCCGTGAAAGTTGGTGCCGAACAATGAAAGATTGGCTGGTCCCTTCTGCCATGATCATAAAGAGCAGAAATGTCATAACATCTAGAATTCAAGCTAATGGTAGAACGTTATAACATCCAGACTTAGGTTTGAGATAATCTTTAAATGTTTGGTCCGCTCTGGCCATGATCATAAAGAGCATAAATGTTTGGTCTCGCCTCTGTCCATTTTTTCCTAGCCAAAGTTGTGAAATGTATAGGAAAtcatcaccttttttttttcttctttgttttctatACAAACCTTACCCCAATCTTAAGCTTATTGAAGGAGCTTTGCCTACTCCTGTTTTTGGCCATCATTGTTCTAATTTAATGTAATACGACTCTTTATCTCTGCTTGATTAATGCTGAGACCTACCATGATTTGAGATTGTACAGTTCAGATAATATgagattaaatattttattaaaaattgaataaaatattattagaatataattttttaatataatttttattttaagatttaaaaaaaatttaattatttattatactttatgtaggagtttaagaaaattgtaatgatgagataaaataatttgtatatcCAAACCAACCGATCTGGCAGGTTTGAGAGtgggatgagatacaaaattcttatttcatctcatctcatctcatcattacacatttttcaaatccttatacaaaatataataaataatttaactttttcaaatctcaatttaactttttcagatcccaacataataataatactaaaacataatattttaaacactaaaataaaatataaaattttcaactcaCCCTCTAAACATATCGCGGCACCATGCTTTATTTATGActtttcttattataaaaagtatttaaatatagaaaatctTAATCACTACAAGAAGTCGGCCGAAGCATCAGAACTGGATCAAGATCCCTTTGCCAAGAATGTGGGCTTCCAAGTTGTTCATCGCTGGTCTtacctttttgttttatttttctcgtaTGTTCCATCTCAATGTTGAGCTCATTATGTCAGCTTTAATTTGCGCGTTGGCCCTCAATATTCTAATACTTGTTTCTTTCTAATAGTTCATTGAATTTTGTCTGTCTCTACTCCCTGGTCAGagcttatttctttttttctttttctatttattaaaaaaatataagtcgAAAGTATCTGAGGCTCCCTATCTAAAAGTAGCTATaaaaacatttattattattattattattttttttttataatcgtGAGTATTCGGGCTAGTTTACGCTCACTTTAACTAATCTTACAGGTCTTAAAATTAATGACCagataaattttcaataagTCTAAAAGGATTCGAACTGGTGATTaggagtgtaaatttaaaccgaaaaatcaGATCGAACCGGATCAAACCGAACCGGTTGGTTCGGTttttgaaccggtccagtcTGGAACCGgttcttatattttgaaaaccggccggaatcGGTCCGGTTTCGATTTCGTAGTTTCTGAGACCGGACTGgactgaaccggaccggttgaaaaatatatatataaattaattttatatattacatatataagttttatatataa encodes:
- the LOC121240040 gene encoding probable LRR receptor-like serine/threonine-protein kinase At1g06840 isoform X1, giving the protein MSKSTAWKYGIFVVAWLCWASLSFGADDRITDQVEVTALRAIRRSLIDPNKNLSNWNRGDPCTSNWTGVVCYNRTLTDGYLHVQQLLLLKMGLSGSLSPELGNLLYLQILDFMWNSISGSIPKEIGNITTLELLLLNGNQLTGPLPEELGHLPNLDRIQIDQNNISGPIPVSFSNLNKTKHFHMNNNSISGQIPPELSRLPSLVHFLLDNNNLSGYLPPEFSELPSLLIIQLDNNHFDGTTIPASYSNMSKLLKLSLRNCNLQGEIPDLSRIPNLGYLDLSLNLLNGTIPTERLSENITSIYLSNNNLTGTIPVSFSNLPRLQILSIANNSLSGSIPSTIWQNRTLNGNESLTVELQNNKLSNITGDTNLPQNVTVWLQGNPLCSNTNLVSFCGSERDAENKNQGPTNNTLDCDSPGCPPPYEHSPKSPERCTCLAPLLVGYRLKSPGFSDFRPYLSMFEDYLTDGLDLLLYQLYIVNFEWEEGPRLKMYLKLFPSNQSSNPYIFNRSEVQRIMNMYTSWKIPDSDIFGPYELLNFTLLDMYKDVIATSPRSGLSKGALAGIVVGAIAGAVAMSAVVSLLILRKRMKKYNAVTRRRRASKASLRIDGVKAFNYGEMAMATNNFNNSALIGQGGYGKVYKGILADGTLVAIKRAQEGSLQGEKEFLTEIELLSRLHHRDLVSLIGYCDEEGEQMLVYEFMVNGTLRDHLSVKCKEPLSFAMRLRIALGSSKGILYLHTEANPPIFHRDIKASNILLDSNYTAKVADFGLSRLAPVPDIEGTVPAHVSTVVKGTPGYLDPEYFLTHKLTDKSDVYSLGVVFLELLTGMQPISHGKNIVREVNVAYQSGMIFSVIDERMGSYPSECVVKFLNLALKCCQDDTDARPSMADVVRELDSICLMMPESDIKTADPMVTDVEKVMSSPPSSSTVKNPYVSSEVSGSNLDSGVVPTIMPR
- the LOC121240040 gene encoding probable LRR receptor-like serine/threonine-protein kinase At1g06840 isoform X2 encodes the protein MWNSISGSIPKEIGNITTLELLLLNGNQLTGPLPEELGHLPNLDRIQIDQNNISGPIPVSFSNLNKTKHFHMNNNSISGQIPPELSRLPSLVHFLLDNNNLSGYLPPEFSELPSLLIIQLDNNHFDGTTIPASYSNMSKLLKLSLRNCNLQGEIPDLSRIPNLGYLDLSLNLLNGTIPTERLSENITSIYLSNNNLTGTIPVSFSNLPRLQILSIANNSLSGSIPSTIWQNRTLNGNESLTVELQNNKLSNITGDTNLPQNVTVWLQGNPLCSNTNLVSFCGSERDAENKNQGPTNNTLDCDSPGCPPPYEHSPKSPERCTCLAPLLVGYRLKSPGFSDFRPYLSMFEDYLTDGLDLLLYQLYIVNFEWEEGPRLKMYLKLFPSNQSSNPYIFNRSEVQRIMNMYTSWKIPDSDIFGPYELLNFTLLDMYKDVIATSPRSGLSKGALAGIVVGAIAGAVAMSAVVSLLILRKRMKKYNAVTRRRRASKASLRIDGVKAFNYGEMAMATNNFNNSALIGQGGYGKVYKGILADGTLVAIKRAQEGSLQGEKEFLTEIELLSRLHHRDLVSLIGYCDEEGEQMLVYEFMVNGTLRDHLSVKCKEPLSFAMRLRIALGSSKGILYLHTEANPPIFHRDIKASNILLDSNYTAKVADFGLSRLAPVPDIEGTVPAHVSTVVKGTPGYLDPEYFLTHKLTDKSDVYSLGVVFLELLTGMQPISHGKNIVREVNVAYQSGMIFSVIDERMGSYPSECVVKFLNLALKCCQDDTDARPSMADVVRELDSICLMMPESDIKTADPMVTDVEKVMSSPPSSSTVKNPYVSSEVSGSNLDSGVVPTIMPR